One window of Pseudomonas urmiensis genomic DNA carries:
- a CDS encoding YkvI family membrane protein, which translates to MQEQLKIAGAFIGVIVGAGFASGRELLLFFVDFGVWGLVGAAVSAALFTFLGMALAGLGNRQQATSHKDVIQAICGRHLGLFVDWLITFFMFAVTVVMLAGGGALLEQQFGIPALAGSVLVTLVVVAIVCLDVQKVILAIGAITPLLILVASAIALYAVFTREQSFAELDVLASQQQAGTRHWLLGAFLYVSYNIVAGAPILAILGGSAKGEKTAIWGGLIGGAALGLLMLVMSAGLLSRLDSVAELPMPMLSIANEVSPVLGVVMCLIIFGMIVNTAVGTMFSFLSRLLPAGTAQFRWGSLVTGVAAFGCSLVGFISLVGEVYPFFGYLGFVLMAAVLLAWVRRGRVSKALAV; encoded by the coding sequence ATGCAAGAGCAGCTGAAGATCGCCGGTGCCTTCATCGGTGTGATCGTGGGCGCGGGGTTCGCGTCCGGACGGGAACTGTTGTTGTTCTTCGTCGACTTCGGAGTCTGGGGCTTGGTCGGCGCGGCGGTCAGTGCTGCCTTGTTCACCTTCCTGGGCATGGCCCTGGCGGGGTTGGGCAACCGTCAACAGGCCACCTCGCACAAGGACGTGATCCAGGCCATCTGTGGCCGTCATCTGGGGCTGTTCGTCGATTGGCTGATCACCTTCTTCATGTTCGCCGTGACCGTGGTGATGCTCGCCGGTGGCGGGGCGTTGCTCGAACAGCAGTTCGGCATACCGGCCCTGGCCGGCAGCGTACTGGTGACGCTGGTGGTGGTGGCGATCGTGTGCCTGGATGTGCAGAAGGTGATTCTGGCCATCGGCGCTATCACGCCGCTGCTGATTCTGGTCGCCTCGGCGATTGCCTTGTACGCCGTGTTCACCCGCGAGCAGAGTTTTGCCGAGCTGGATGTGCTGGCCAGCCAGCAGCAGGCAGGCACTCGGCACTGGTTGCTGGGGGCGTTCTTGTATGTGTCCTACAACATCGTTGCCGGTGCGCCGATCCTGGCGATTCTCGGTGGCTCGGCCAAGGGCGAGAAGACGGCAATCTGGGGTGGGCTGATTGGCGGGGCGGCGCTGGGTTTGCTGATGCTGGTGATGAGCGCCGGGCTGTTGTCACGCTTGGACAGCGTGGCTGAGCTGCCGATGCCGATGTTGTCGATTGCCAACGAGGTGTCGCCAGTGCTGGGCGTGGTGATGTGCCTGATCATCTTCGGCATGATCGTCAACACGGCGGTGGGGACGATGTTTTCGTTCTTGTCGCGGCTGTTGCCGGCGGGGACTGCGCAATTTCGCTGGGGCTCGCTGGTGACGGGCGTGGCGGCGTTCGGCTGCAGCCTGGTGGGGTTCATCAGCCTGGTGGGCGAGGTGTATCCGTTCTTCGGCTACCTGGGCTTCGTGCTGATGGCGGCGGTGTTGCTGGCGTGGGTGCGGCGTGGGCGGGTGAGCAAGGCGCTGGCGGTCTAG
- a CDS encoding RidA family protein, with protein MSNEIQRFPSSLPFPFSRAVKAGGFVFLSGQVPMTPGGEVVRGDIQAQTRAVCERIGESLAATGARFDQVVKVTVWLSDMSHFAGFNEVYKAFFGAALPVRSTVASALALGVDVEIEVQAFVGQS; from the coding sequence ATGAGCAATGAAATCCAGCGTTTTCCGAGCAGTTTGCCGTTTCCCTTCTCCCGTGCAGTCAAGGCTGGAGGCTTTGTGTTCCTCTCGGGCCAAGTGCCGATGACCCCCGGCGGTGAGGTAGTGCGCGGCGATATCCAGGCCCAGACCCGCGCGGTGTGCGAGCGTATTGGCGAGAGCCTGGCCGCGACGGGTGCGCGCTTCGACCAAGTGGTGAAGGTGACCGTGTGGCTGTCGGACATGAGCCACTTCGCCGGCTTCAACGAGGTGTACAAGGCGTTCTTCGGCGCGGCCTTGCCGGTGCGTTCTACCGTGGCTTCGGCGTTGGCGCTGGGGGTGGATGTGGAGATTGAAGTGCAGGCGTTTGTCGGGCAGAGCTGA